From the genome of Antennarius striatus isolate MH-2024 chromosome 19, ASM4005453v1, whole genome shotgun sequence, one region includes:
- the LOC137613292 gene encoding inactive serine protease 35-like, which produces MRERTFGIFFKVPFLTACSGMGLSSILCLLLCTASLVGSGVLCEERDNQADRWTRQILPVLLETHTEPLAAPLFSGQEDDEGRGGTRALCGIECQNSRPPIDQTEQERILGYETMYENGTRTHTDVNLWGFNKTGAAGSPGHTRRKRQVYGTDGRFVISDSHFISNYPFSTAVRLSTGCSGVLISPKHVLTAAHCIHDGRDYLETARNVRVGVLQFKSKRRRGGRRRGGLRRGGKTREGEKGEEHQLEEGEERNRVDGDAVGTKKRGKGRRRRERKGEEGLPGRVRGGDLGQHGGRKRLRRNAEPKKELVFRWTRVKQTKIPQGWIQTKDSTNSGFTDYDYAVLELKRPIRQKHMELGVAPIASPLTRIHFSGFDIDKNLVDERGEKVVYRFCSVTNESDNLLYQHCDAEPGATGAGVYIRLRQEGGDAGKKERWQRRVIGVFSGHQWVDTEGGGQMDFNVAVRITPLKYAQICHWVHGDPRLCKEV; this is translated from the exons atgagagagagaacatttggaatttttttcaaGGTACCCTTTTTGACTGCTTGCAG TGGAATGGGACTCAGCAGCATCCTGTGTCTGCTGCTCTGTACAGCTTCCCTGGTGGGTTCTGGAGTTCTTTGTGAAGAAAGGGACAACCAGGCTGACAGGTGGACCAGGCAGATACTCCCAGTGCtactggaaacacacacagagccttTAGCGGCTCCTTTGTTCAGCGGGCAGGAGGATGATGAGGGGAGAGGAGGCACAAGGGCACTCTGTGGAATAGAGTGTCAAAACAGTCGACCCCCTATTGATCAAACTGAGCAAGAGAGGATTCTGGGATATGAAACAATGTACGAAAAtggcacgcgcacgcacacagatGTCAATTTATGGGGTTTTAACAAGACGGGTGCAGCCGGCTCACCAGGTCACACCCGCAGGAAACGACAAGTTTATGGAACGGACGGACGCTTTGTGATCTCAGACTCACATTTCATTTCTAACTATCCCTTTTCCACTGCTGTTCGTCTCTCCACAGGCTGTTCGGGAGTCCTGatatccccaaaacatgtgcTCACAGCGGCACACTGCATCCATGATGGGAGGGACTACCTAGAGACGGCTAGAAATGTCAGAGTAGGGGTTTTACAGttcaaaagtaaaagaagaagaggcgGTAGAAGGCGGGGAGGTCTGAGGAGGGGTGGTAAgacaagagagggagagaaaggtgAGGAACACCAACTGGAGGAAGGTGAAGAACGTAATAGAGTTGATGGAGATGCAGTTGGAACAAAGAAGCGAGGCAAAGGTAGGAGGCGAAGGGAAAGAAAAGGTGAGGAGGGTTTACCTGGTCGTGTGAGAGGGGGTGACTTAGGACAGCATGGAGGGAGGAAACGTTTACGCCGTAATGCTGAACCTAAGAAGGAACTTGTTTTCCGTTGGACACGAGTTAAACAAACCAAAATCCCTCAAGGTTGGATCCAAACCAAGGACTCCACCAACTCAGGGTTCACTGATTATGATTATGCTGTCCTAGAGCTGAAACGACCCATCAGACAAAAGCACATGGAGCTCGGCGTGGCGCCCATCGCCTCGCCCCTGACTCGTATCCACTTCTCAGGCTTTGACATCGACAAAAACCTGGTGGACGAGCGTGGAGAGAAAGTGGTTTATCGCTTTTGTTCAGTCACAAATGAGTCTGACAATTTGTTGTACCAGCACTGCGATGCAGAGCCGGGGGCTACAGGTGCAGGCGTTTACATCCGCCTGAGACAGGAAGGGGGAGATGCAGGGAAGAAGGAGAGGTGGCAGCGGAGGGTAATCGGTGTGTTTTCAGGGCATCAGTGGGTGGACACGGAGGGAGGTGGGCAGATGGACTTTAACGTTGCAGTGAGGATTACGCCACTCAAATACGCCCAGATCTGTCACTGGGTTCATGGTGATCCACGCCTTTGTAAAGAAGTTTGA
- the LOC137613291 gene encoding clathrin coat assembly protein AP180-like isoform X2, protein MSGQTLTDRIAAAQYQLTGSDMARAVCKATTHEVMAPKKKHLEYLVSATNTTNVNIPQMADTLFERATNASWVVVFKALVTTHHMCVHGNERFIQYLASRTSLFNLSNFIDKTGSHGYDMSTFIRRYGRYLNEKAFAYRQMAFDFTRVKKGAEGVMRTMTTEKLLKGMPVLQTQIDTLLEFDVHPKELNNGIINAAFMLLFKDLVKLFASYNDGIINLLEKYFKMKKSDCKEALEIYKRFLTRVTKIGEFMKLAETVGVDKNDIPDINYAPSSILESLETHMNGLEDTKGGKKGSPTKGSPTNNVSPTSTPAKSSNAVPALQPPPGDSAAAGAAAAEPAEDSLLDLDPLSSSGPSAPSAAPTSWGDLLGSEMGDSLLSEPTLTAEPAPSSAAATPTPAAAEPGVSLAPPTSTAAATSPGAANMDLLGDAFATPAASTEASVAAPEGGAAAASAPATNAGAESTSGDTTAAPAAAPGAELMSVFGGLGDVMKPTVTPQAGDVDTSMANMASNLTMGTPAAPQVAPPCWGAPMPGAPGAPMMPMVRPGFPATGATPGAPMSPGMTQSPRKPPPPRNALDDLNIKDFM, encoded by the exons ATGTCGGGGCAAACGCTCACGGATCGCATTGCCGCTGCGCAATACCAGCTAACGGGATCAGATATGGCCCGTGCTGTCTGCAAAGCCACCACTCATGAAGTGATGGCGCCCAAGAAGAAGCACTTGGAGT ACCTGGTGTCAGCCACAAACACCACCAATGTGAACATCCCTCAGATGGCTGATACGCTGTTTGAGCGAGCCACCAACGCCAGCTGGGTCGTCGTCTTCAAGGCCCTTGTTACCACTCATCATATGTGTGTCCATGGCAACGAG AGGTTCATTCAGTACTTGGCTTCCAGGACTTCCTTGTTCAATCTCAGCAACTTTATTGACAAAACTGGCTCTCACG GCTATGACATGTCAACATTCATCAGACGGTATGGACGATATCTGAACGAGAAAGCCTTCGCTTATCGCCAGATGGCTTTTGACTTCACCAGAGTCAAGAAGGG TGCTGAGGGTGTGATGAGGACCATGACCACTGAGAAGCTGTTGAAAGGCATGCCTGTTCTGCAGACTCAGATCGACACACTCCTGGAGTTTGAT GTTCATCCCAAGGAGCTGAACAATGGGATCATCAATGCTGCATTCATGCTTCTCTTCAAGGACTTGGTCAAACTGTTTGCATCCTACAATGATGGAATCATCAACCTACTAG AGAAATACTTCAAGATGAAGAAGAGTGACTGTAAGGAGGCCTTGGAGATCTATAAGAGGTTCCTGACCAGAGTGACAAAGATAGGGGAATTCATGAAGCTTGCTGAG ACGGTTGGAGTCGACAAAAACGACATCCCTGACATCAATTAT GCTCCCAGCAGTATCCTGGAAAGCCTGGAAACACACATGAATGGCTTGGAGGACACAAAGGGTGGGAAGAAAGG GTCTCCAACAAAG GGGTCTCCAACAAACAACGTATCTCCAACATCGACCCCAGCCAAATCTTCAAACGCTGTCCCCGCGCTGCAACCTCCTCCTGGGGATAGCGCTGcagctggtgctgctgctgcagagccaGCAGAAGA TTCCTTGTTGGATCTGGATCCACTGTCCTCCTCGGGCCCCTCAGCACCGTCAGCTGCCCCCACGTCTTGGGGAG ATCTTCTCGGATCAG AAATGGGCGATTCCTTGCTATCTGAACCCACCCTCACAGCAGAGCCCGCCCCCTCCTCTGCAGCAGCCACGCCCACTCCTGCAGCGGCAGAGCCTGGTGTCTCTCTAGCTCCTCCCACTAGCACAGCAGCCGCCACCTCCCCCGGTGCCGCCAATATGGATCTGTTGGGAG ATGCCTTTGCAACACCTGCTGCTTCCACTGAGGCCTCTGTAGCGGCTCCTGAGGGTGGGGCTGCTGCTGCGTCTGCCCCCGCCACTAACGCCGGAGCTG AGTCCACAAGTGGAGACACCACAGCCGCCCCCGCTGCTGCCCCGGGTGCAGAACTCATGTCAG TATTTGGTGGACTAGGAGATGTAATGAAGCCCACTGTGACTCCACAGGCGGGTGATGTTGACACCTCCATGGCTAACATGGCAAGTA ATCTCACAATGGGAACCCCAGCGGCCCCTCAGGTAGCTCCCCCCTGTTGGGGTGCTCCCATG CCCGGGGCACCGGGAGCTCCTATGATGCCGATGGTGAGGCCAGGTTTTCCTGCAACCGGGGCGACTCCTGGAGCACCG ATGTCACCGGGGATGACCCAGAGCCCCAGGAAGCCCCCACCGCCGAGGAACGCTCTGGATGACCTCAACATTAAGGACTTCATGTAG
- the LOC137613291 gene encoding clathrin coat assembly protein AP180-like isoform X4, whose translation MSGQTLTDRIAAAQYQLTGSDMARAVCKATTHEVMAPKKKHLEYLVSATNTTNVNIPQMADTLFERATNASWVVVFKALVTTHHMCVHGNERFIQYLASRTSLFNLSNFIDKTGSHGYDMSTFIRRYGRYLNEKAFAYRQMAFDFTRVKKGAEGVMRTMTTEKLLKGMPVLQTQIDTLLEFDVHPKELNNGIINAAFMLLFKDLVKLFASYNDGIINLLEKYFKMKKSDCKEALEIYKRFLTRVTKIGEFMKLAETVGVDKNDIPDINYAPSSILESLETHMNGLEDTKGGKKGSPTKGSPTNNVSPTSTPAKSSNAVPALQPPPGDSAAAGAAAAEPAEDSLLDLDPLSSSGPSAPSAAPTSWGDLLGSDAFATPAASTEASVAAPEGGAAAASAPATNAGADLFISPAPILSSAPPPKIDTGAVMSLFGESTSGDTTAAPAAAPGAELMSVFGGLGDVMKPTVTPQAGDVDTSMANMASNLTMGTPAAPQVAPPCWGAPMPGAPGAPMMPMVRPGFPATGATPGAPMSPGMTQSPRKPPPPRNALDDLNIKDFM comes from the exons ATGTCGGGGCAAACGCTCACGGATCGCATTGCCGCTGCGCAATACCAGCTAACGGGATCAGATATGGCCCGTGCTGTCTGCAAAGCCACCACTCATGAAGTGATGGCGCCCAAGAAGAAGCACTTGGAGT ACCTGGTGTCAGCCACAAACACCACCAATGTGAACATCCCTCAGATGGCTGATACGCTGTTTGAGCGAGCCACCAACGCCAGCTGGGTCGTCGTCTTCAAGGCCCTTGTTACCACTCATCATATGTGTGTCCATGGCAACGAG AGGTTCATTCAGTACTTGGCTTCCAGGACTTCCTTGTTCAATCTCAGCAACTTTATTGACAAAACTGGCTCTCACG GCTATGACATGTCAACATTCATCAGACGGTATGGACGATATCTGAACGAGAAAGCCTTCGCTTATCGCCAGATGGCTTTTGACTTCACCAGAGTCAAGAAGGG TGCTGAGGGTGTGATGAGGACCATGACCACTGAGAAGCTGTTGAAAGGCATGCCTGTTCTGCAGACTCAGATCGACACACTCCTGGAGTTTGAT GTTCATCCCAAGGAGCTGAACAATGGGATCATCAATGCTGCATTCATGCTTCTCTTCAAGGACTTGGTCAAACTGTTTGCATCCTACAATGATGGAATCATCAACCTACTAG AGAAATACTTCAAGATGAAGAAGAGTGACTGTAAGGAGGCCTTGGAGATCTATAAGAGGTTCCTGACCAGAGTGACAAAGATAGGGGAATTCATGAAGCTTGCTGAG ACGGTTGGAGTCGACAAAAACGACATCCCTGACATCAATTAT GCTCCCAGCAGTATCCTGGAAAGCCTGGAAACACACATGAATGGCTTGGAGGACACAAAGGGTGGGAAGAAAGG GTCTCCAACAAAG GGGTCTCCAACAAACAACGTATCTCCAACATCGACCCCAGCCAAATCTTCAAACGCTGTCCCCGCGCTGCAACCTCCTCCTGGGGATAGCGCTGcagctggtgctgctgctgcagagccaGCAGAAGA TTCCTTGTTGGATCTGGATCCACTGTCCTCCTCGGGCCCCTCAGCACCGTCAGCTGCCCCCACGTCTTGGGGAG ATCTTCTCGGATCAG ATGCCTTTGCAACACCTGCTGCTTCCACTGAGGCCTCTGTAGCGGCTCCTGAGGGTGGGGCTGCTGCTGCGTCTGCCCCCGCCACTAACGCCGGAGCTG ATCTGTTCATCTCCCCTGCCCCCATCCTCTCCTCTGCACCCCCACCCAAAATCGACACGGGAGCCGTCATGAGCCTGTTTGGTG AGTCCACAAGTGGAGACACCACAGCCGCCCCCGCTGCTGCCCCGGGTGCAGAACTCATGTCAG TATTTGGTGGACTAGGAGATGTAATGAAGCCCACTGTGACTCCACAGGCGGGTGATGTTGACACCTCCATGGCTAACATGGCAAGTA ATCTCACAATGGGAACCCCAGCGGCCCCTCAGGTAGCTCCCCCCTGTTGGGGTGCTCCCATG CCCGGGGCACCGGGAGCTCCTATGATGCCGATGGTGAGGCCAGGTTTTCCTGCAACCGGGGCGACTCCTGGAGCACCG ATGTCACCGGGGATGACCCAGAGCCCCAGGAAGCCCCCACCGCCGAGGAACGCTCTGGATGACCTCAACATTAAGGACTTCATGTAG
- the LOC137613291 gene encoding clathrin coat assembly protein AP180-like isoform X5 yields the protein MSGQTLTDRIAAAQYQLTGSDMARAVCKATTHEVMAPKKKHLEYLVSATNTTNVNIPQMADTLFERATNASWVVVFKALVTTHHMCVHGNERFIQYLASRTSLFNLSNFIDKTGSHGYDMSTFIRRYGRYLNEKAFAYRQMAFDFTRVKKGAEGVMRTMTTEKLLKGMPVLQTQIDTLLEFDVHPKELNNGIINAAFMLLFKDLVKLFASYNDGIINLLEKYFKMKKSDCKEALEIYKRFLTRVTKIGEFMKLAETVGVDKNDIPDINYAPSSILESLETHMNGLEDTKGGKKGSPTKGSPTNNVSPTSTPAKSSNAVPALQPPPGDSAAAGAAAAEPAEDSLLDLDPLSSSGPSAPSAAPTSWGDLLGSDAFATPAASTEASVAAPEGGAAAASAPATNAGAESTSGDTTAAPAAAPGAELMSVFGGLGDVMKPTVTPQAGDVDTSMANMASNLTMGTPAAPQVAPPCWGAPMPGAPGAPMMPMVRPGFPATGATPGAPMSPGMTQSPRKPPPPRNALDDLNIKDFM from the exons ATGTCGGGGCAAACGCTCACGGATCGCATTGCCGCTGCGCAATACCAGCTAACGGGATCAGATATGGCCCGTGCTGTCTGCAAAGCCACCACTCATGAAGTGATGGCGCCCAAGAAGAAGCACTTGGAGT ACCTGGTGTCAGCCACAAACACCACCAATGTGAACATCCCTCAGATGGCTGATACGCTGTTTGAGCGAGCCACCAACGCCAGCTGGGTCGTCGTCTTCAAGGCCCTTGTTACCACTCATCATATGTGTGTCCATGGCAACGAG AGGTTCATTCAGTACTTGGCTTCCAGGACTTCCTTGTTCAATCTCAGCAACTTTATTGACAAAACTGGCTCTCACG GCTATGACATGTCAACATTCATCAGACGGTATGGACGATATCTGAACGAGAAAGCCTTCGCTTATCGCCAGATGGCTTTTGACTTCACCAGAGTCAAGAAGGG TGCTGAGGGTGTGATGAGGACCATGACCACTGAGAAGCTGTTGAAAGGCATGCCTGTTCTGCAGACTCAGATCGACACACTCCTGGAGTTTGAT GTTCATCCCAAGGAGCTGAACAATGGGATCATCAATGCTGCATTCATGCTTCTCTTCAAGGACTTGGTCAAACTGTTTGCATCCTACAATGATGGAATCATCAACCTACTAG AGAAATACTTCAAGATGAAGAAGAGTGACTGTAAGGAGGCCTTGGAGATCTATAAGAGGTTCCTGACCAGAGTGACAAAGATAGGGGAATTCATGAAGCTTGCTGAG ACGGTTGGAGTCGACAAAAACGACATCCCTGACATCAATTAT GCTCCCAGCAGTATCCTGGAAAGCCTGGAAACACACATGAATGGCTTGGAGGACACAAAGGGTGGGAAGAAAGG GTCTCCAACAAAG GGGTCTCCAACAAACAACGTATCTCCAACATCGACCCCAGCCAAATCTTCAAACGCTGTCCCCGCGCTGCAACCTCCTCCTGGGGATAGCGCTGcagctggtgctgctgctgcagagccaGCAGAAGA TTCCTTGTTGGATCTGGATCCACTGTCCTCCTCGGGCCCCTCAGCACCGTCAGCTGCCCCCACGTCTTGGGGAG ATCTTCTCGGATCAG ATGCCTTTGCAACACCTGCTGCTTCCACTGAGGCCTCTGTAGCGGCTCCTGAGGGTGGGGCTGCTGCTGCGTCTGCCCCCGCCACTAACGCCGGAGCTG AGTCCACAAGTGGAGACACCACAGCCGCCCCCGCTGCTGCCCCGGGTGCAGAACTCATGTCAG TATTTGGTGGACTAGGAGATGTAATGAAGCCCACTGTGACTCCACAGGCGGGTGATGTTGACACCTCCATGGCTAACATGGCAAGTA ATCTCACAATGGGAACCCCAGCGGCCCCTCAGGTAGCTCCCCCCTGTTGGGGTGCTCCCATG CCCGGGGCACCGGGAGCTCCTATGATGCCGATGGTGAGGCCAGGTTTTCCTGCAACCGGGGCGACTCCTGGAGCACCG ATGTCACCGGGGATGACCCAGAGCCCCAGGAAGCCCCCACCGCCGAGGAACGCTCTGGATGACCTCAACATTAAGGACTTCATGTAG
- the LOC137613291 gene encoding clathrin coat assembly protein AP180-like isoform X1: MSGQTLTDRIAAAQYQLTGSDMARAVCKATTHEVMAPKKKHLEYLVSATNTTNVNIPQMADTLFERATNASWVVVFKALVTTHHMCVHGNERFIQYLASRTSLFNLSNFIDKTGSHGYDMSTFIRRYGRYLNEKAFAYRQMAFDFTRVKKGAEGVMRTMTTEKLLKGMPVLQTQIDTLLEFDVHPKELNNGIINAAFMLLFKDLVKLFASYNDGIINLLEKYFKMKKSDCKEALEIYKRFLTRVTKIGEFMKLAETVGVDKNDIPDINYAPSSILESLETHMNGLEDTKGGKKGSPTKGSPTNNVSPTSTPAKSSNAVPALQPPPGDSAAAGAAAAEPAEDSLLDLDPLSSSGPSAPSAAPTSWGDLLGSEMGDSLLSEPTLTAEPAPSSAAATPTPAAAEPGVSLAPPTSTAAATSPGAANMDLLGDAFATPAASTEASVAAPEGGAAAASAPATNAGADPFTSSEGSTNAAASSGLDLFGMMTADTNNPCSSLDACFNSVVPQHSPSSSSPSPVVTSTSSTITTTATISAPIAPSSTYPVTDLFSADLFISPAPILSSAPPPKIDTGAVMSLFGESTSGDTTAAPAAAPGAELMSVFGGLGDVMKPTVTPQAGDVDTSMANMASNLTMGTPAAPQVAPPCWGAPMPGAPGAPMMPMVRPGFPATGATPGAPMSPGMTQSPRKPPPPRNALDDLNIKDFM; this comes from the exons ATGTCGGGGCAAACGCTCACGGATCGCATTGCCGCTGCGCAATACCAGCTAACGGGATCAGATATGGCCCGTGCTGTCTGCAAAGCCACCACTCATGAAGTGATGGCGCCCAAGAAGAAGCACTTGGAGT ACCTGGTGTCAGCCACAAACACCACCAATGTGAACATCCCTCAGATGGCTGATACGCTGTTTGAGCGAGCCACCAACGCCAGCTGGGTCGTCGTCTTCAAGGCCCTTGTTACCACTCATCATATGTGTGTCCATGGCAACGAG AGGTTCATTCAGTACTTGGCTTCCAGGACTTCCTTGTTCAATCTCAGCAACTTTATTGACAAAACTGGCTCTCACG GCTATGACATGTCAACATTCATCAGACGGTATGGACGATATCTGAACGAGAAAGCCTTCGCTTATCGCCAGATGGCTTTTGACTTCACCAGAGTCAAGAAGGG TGCTGAGGGTGTGATGAGGACCATGACCACTGAGAAGCTGTTGAAAGGCATGCCTGTTCTGCAGACTCAGATCGACACACTCCTGGAGTTTGAT GTTCATCCCAAGGAGCTGAACAATGGGATCATCAATGCTGCATTCATGCTTCTCTTCAAGGACTTGGTCAAACTGTTTGCATCCTACAATGATGGAATCATCAACCTACTAG AGAAATACTTCAAGATGAAGAAGAGTGACTGTAAGGAGGCCTTGGAGATCTATAAGAGGTTCCTGACCAGAGTGACAAAGATAGGGGAATTCATGAAGCTTGCTGAG ACGGTTGGAGTCGACAAAAACGACATCCCTGACATCAATTAT GCTCCCAGCAGTATCCTGGAAAGCCTGGAAACACACATGAATGGCTTGGAGGACACAAAGGGTGGGAAGAAAGG GTCTCCAACAAAG GGGTCTCCAACAAACAACGTATCTCCAACATCGACCCCAGCCAAATCTTCAAACGCTGTCCCCGCGCTGCAACCTCCTCCTGGGGATAGCGCTGcagctggtgctgctgctgcagagccaGCAGAAGA TTCCTTGTTGGATCTGGATCCACTGTCCTCCTCGGGCCCCTCAGCACCGTCAGCTGCCCCCACGTCTTGGGGAG ATCTTCTCGGATCAG AAATGGGCGATTCCTTGCTATCTGAACCCACCCTCACAGCAGAGCCCGCCCCCTCCTCTGCAGCAGCCACGCCCACTCCTGCAGCGGCAGAGCCTGGTGTCTCTCTAGCTCCTCCCACTAGCACAGCAGCCGCCACCTCCCCCGGTGCCGCCAATATGGATCTGTTGGGAG ATGCCTTTGCAACACCTGCTGCTTCCACTGAGGCCTCTGTAGCGGCTCCTGAGGGTGGGGCTGCTGCTGCGTCTGCCCCCGCCACTAACGCCGGAGCTG ACCCGTTTACTTCTTCAGAAGGTAGCACCAACGCAGCAGCATCCTCGGGTCTCGATCTTTTTGGCATGATGACAGCCGACACTAATAACCCGTGTAGTTCACTGGATGCCTGTTTTAACTCAGTGGTGCCCCAgcactctccctcctcctcctccccatcacCAGTTGTCACTTCCACTTCcagcaccatcaccaccaccgcAACCATTTCAGCTCCCATAGCCCCCAGCAGCACTTATCCTGTGACTGACCTTTTCAGCG CAGATCTGTTCATCTCCCCTGCCCCCATCCTCTCCTCTGCACCCCCACCCAAAATCGACACGGGAGCCGTCATGAGCCTGTTTGGTG AGTCCACAAGTGGAGACACCACAGCCGCCCCCGCTGCTGCCCCGGGTGCAGAACTCATGTCAG TATTTGGTGGACTAGGAGATGTAATGAAGCCCACTGTGACTCCACAGGCGGGTGATGTTGACACCTCCATGGCTAACATGGCAAGTA ATCTCACAATGGGAACCCCAGCGGCCCCTCAGGTAGCTCCCCCCTGTTGGGGTGCTCCCATG CCCGGGGCACCGGGAGCTCCTATGATGCCGATGGTGAGGCCAGGTTTTCCTGCAACCGGGGCGACTCCTGGAGCACCG ATGTCACCGGGGATGACCCAGAGCCCCAGGAAGCCCCCACCGCCGAGGAACGCTCTGGATGACCTCAACATTAAGGACTTCATGTAG
- the LOC137613291 gene encoding clathrin coat assembly protein AP180-like isoform X3 yields MSGQTLTDRIAAAQYQLTGSDMARAVCKATTHEVMAPKKKHLEYLVSATNTTNVNIPQMADTLFERATNASWVVVFKALVTTHHMCVHGNERFIQYLASRTSLFNLSNFIDKTGSHGYDMSTFIRRYGRYLNEKAFAYRQMAFDFTRVKKGAEGVMRTMTTEKLLKGMPVLQTQIDTLLEFDVHPKELNNGIINAAFMLLFKDLVKLFASYNDGIINLLEKYFKMKKSDCKEALEIYKRFLTRVTKIGEFMKLAETVGVDKNDIPDINYAPSSILESLETHMNGLEDTKGGKKGSPTKGSPTNNVSPTSTPAKSSNAVPALQPPPGDSAAAGAAAAEPAEDSLLDLDPLSSSGPSAPSAAPTSWGDLLGSEMGDSLLSEPTLTAEPAPSSAAATPTPAAAEPGVSLAPPTSTAAATSPGAANMDLLGDAFATPAASTEASVAAPEGGAAAASAPATNAGAESTSGDTTAAPAAAPGAELMSGDVMKPTVTPQAGDVDTSMANMASNLTMGTPAAPQVAPPCWGAPMPGAPGAPMMPMVRPGFPATGATPGAPMSPGMTQSPRKPPPPRNALDDLNIKDFM; encoded by the exons ATGTCGGGGCAAACGCTCACGGATCGCATTGCCGCTGCGCAATACCAGCTAACGGGATCAGATATGGCCCGTGCTGTCTGCAAAGCCACCACTCATGAAGTGATGGCGCCCAAGAAGAAGCACTTGGAGT ACCTGGTGTCAGCCACAAACACCACCAATGTGAACATCCCTCAGATGGCTGATACGCTGTTTGAGCGAGCCACCAACGCCAGCTGGGTCGTCGTCTTCAAGGCCCTTGTTACCACTCATCATATGTGTGTCCATGGCAACGAG AGGTTCATTCAGTACTTGGCTTCCAGGACTTCCTTGTTCAATCTCAGCAACTTTATTGACAAAACTGGCTCTCACG GCTATGACATGTCAACATTCATCAGACGGTATGGACGATATCTGAACGAGAAAGCCTTCGCTTATCGCCAGATGGCTTTTGACTTCACCAGAGTCAAGAAGGG TGCTGAGGGTGTGATGAGGACCATGACCACTGAGAAGCTGTTGAAAGGCATGCCTGTTCTGCAGACTCAGATCGACACACTCCTGGAGTTTGAT GTTCATCCCAAGGAGCTGAACAATGGGATCATCAATGCTGCATTCATGCTTCTCTTCAAGGACTTGGTCAAACTGTTTGCATCCTACAATGATGGAATCATCAACCTACTAG AGAAATACTTCAAGATGAAGAAGAGTGACTGTAAGGAGGCCTTGGAGATCTATAAGAGGTTCCTGACCAGAGTGACAAAGATAGGGGAATTCATGAAGCTTGCTGAG ACGGTTGGAGTCGACAAAAACGACATCCCTGACATCAATTAT GCTCCCAGCAGTATCCTGGAAAGCCTGGAAACACACATGAATGGCTTGGAGGACACAAAGGGTGGGAAGAAAGG GTCTCCAACAAAG GGGTCTCCAACAAACAACGTATCTCCAACATCGACCCCAGCCAAATCTTCAAACGCTGTCCCCGCGCTGCAACCTCCTCCTGGGGATAGCGCTGcagctggtgctgctgctgcagagccaGCAGAAGA TTCCTTGTTGGATCTGGATCCACTGTCCTCCTCGGGCCCCTCAGCACCGTCAGCTGCCCCCACGTCTTGGGGAG ATCTTCTCGGATCAG AAATGGGCGATTCCTTGCTATCTGAACCCACCCTCACAGCAGAGCCCGCCCCCTCCTCTGCAGCAGCCACGCCCACTCCTGCAGCGGCAGAGCCTGGTGTCTCTCTAGCTCCTCCCACTAGCACAGCAGCCGCCACCTCCCCCGGTGCCGCCAATATGGATCTGTTGGGAG ATGCCTTTGCAACACCTGCTGCTTCCACTGAGGCCTCTGTAGCGGCTCCTGAGGGTGGGGCTGCTGCTGCGTCTGCCCCCGCCACTAACGCCGGAGCTG AGTCCACAAGTGGAGACACCACAGCCGCCCCCGCTGCTGCCCCGGGTGCAGAACTCATGTCAG GAGATGTAATGAAGCCCACTGTGACTCCACAGGCGGGTGATGTTGACACCTCCATGGCTAACATGGCAAGTA ATCTCACAATGGGAACCCCAGCGGCCCCTCAGGTAGCTCCCCCCTGTTGGGGTGCTCCCATG CCCGGGGCACCGGGAGCTCCTATGATGCCGATGGTGAGGCCAGGTTTTCCTGCAACCGGGGCGACTCCTGGAGCACCG ATGTCACCGGGGATGACCCAGAGCCCCAGGAAGCCCCCACCGCCGAGGAACGCTCTGGATGACCTCAACATTAAGGACTTCATGTAG